In a single window of the Novosphingobium sp. IK01 genome:
- a CDS encoding tyrosine recombinase XerC: MSADLLTQWHDHLAHGLRRSAHTVRAYHTAARRLIEALPPGQDWASIARLDAARLRQHLAVRREQGLVNTSAARELSALRAFLAFARSRAGLPESLAPRLRGPRVKKGLPRPVSTDDALALADTISDMAEPWIAARDRAVLLLLYGAGLRIAEALALPASVLPAGEQITVTGKGGRQRVVVLLPIVRAALDDYAAQVPWTLERHEPLFRGAKGGPLAPGMVQRAMAAARIALGLPATATPHALRHSFASHLLGAGADLRALQELLGHASLSSTQIYTRVDAATLLDAYRNAHPRERGGA; this comes from the coding sequence ATGAGCGCCGATCTTCTCACCCAGTGGCATGATCATCTGGCCCATGGCCTGCGCCGCTCGGCCCATACCGTGCGCGCCTATCACACTGCCGCGCGCCGCCTGATCGAGGCGCTCCCGCCCGGACAGGACTGGGCCAGCATCGCCCGGCTCGACGCCGCGCGCCTGCGCCAGCATCTGGCCGTCCGGCGCGAGCAGGGCCTCGTCAACACCTCTGCCGCGCGCGAGCTTTCCGCCTTGCGCGCGTTCCTCGCCTTTGCCCGCTCGCGGGCGGGCCTTCCCGAAAGCCTTGCCCCCCGCCTGCGCGGGCCGCGCGTGAAGAAAGGCCTGCCCCGCCCGGTCTCGACCGACGACGCATTGGCGCTGGCCGACACGATCTCGGACATGGCCGAACCGTGGATCGCCGCGCGCGACCGGGCCGTGCTGCTGCTGCTCTATGGCGCGGGCCTGCGCATTGCCGAGGCACTGGCCCTGCCCGCCAGCGTGCTGCCTGCGGGCGAACAGATCACCGTGACCGGCAAGGGCGGGCGCCAGCGCGTGGTCGTCCTGCTGCCCATCGTGCGCGCCGCGCTCGACGACTATGCCGCGCAAGTGCCCTGGACCCTCGAACGCCACGAACCGCTGTTTCGCGGTGCCAAGGGCGGGCCGCTGGCCCCCGGCATGGTCCAGCGCGCCATGGCCGCCGCACGCATCGCGCTCGGCCTTCCGGCCACAGCCACGCCCCATGCCCTGCGCCACTCGTTCGCCTCGCACCTGCTGGGCGCGGGCGCCGATTTGCGGGCGTTGCAGGAACTGCTGGGCCACGCCAGCCTCTCCTCGACGCAAATCTACACCCGCGTCGATGCGGCCACCCTGCTCGATGCCTATCGCAACGCCCATCCGCGCGAACGGGGCGGCGCCTAA
- the hemW gene encoding radical SAM family heme chaperone HemW yields MPPLALYIHWPFCLAKCPYCDFNSHVRAKTDVAAWQAALFADMAHEAALLPGRELTSIFFGGGTPSLMPPALVAGLIEQASRHWRLAPDIEITLEANPSSVEAANFAALASAGINRVSLGLQALDDETLHFLGRLHNAAEGLAALDVAQRHFARVSFDLIYARPGHTPESWDAELARALALGTGHLSLYQLTIEPGTRFATLVREGRFTPLDDDAAGDLFALTRERTRAAGLPAYEISNHARPGEESRHNLTYWRYGDYAGIGPGAHGRRLETATVRHKKPENYLRALAEQGHGLADERALPRAEQASEALLMGLRLGEGIDLAALGARFGFPETALIDPAKRAFHIGNGLLREEGPRLIVTEAGMPLLDALLAELVPADLVT; encoded by the coding sequence ATGCCGCCCCTCGCGCTCTACATCCACTGGCCGTTCTGCCTCGCAAAGTGCCCCTATTGCGACTTCAACAGCCACGTCCGCGCGAAAACCGATGTCGCCGCCTGGCAGGCCGCCCTGTTCGCCGACATGGCGCACGAGGCGGCCCTGCTGCCGGGGCGCGAGCTGACCTCGATCTTCTTTGGCGGGGGCACGCCCTCGCTGATGCCCCCCGCGCTGGTCGCCGGGCTGATCGAGCAGGCATCCCGCCACTGGCGGCTTGCGCCCGATATCGAGATCACCCTCGAAGCCAATCCCTCGTCGGTCGAGGCGGCCAATTTCGCCGCCTTGGCTTCTGCGGGGATCAACCGCGTCTCGCTCGGCCTTCAGGCGCTCGACGACGAGACGCTTCATTTTCTGGGCCGTCTCCACAATGCCGCCGAGGGCCTCGCCGCGCTCGATGTCGCCCAGCGCCATTTCGCGCGGGTCAGCTTCGACCTCATTTATGCCCGCCCCGGCCACACGCCCGAAAGCTGGGACGCCGAACTGGCGCGCGCGCTGGCGCTGGGGACCGGCCACCTCTCGCTCTACCAGCTCACCATTGAGCCCGGCACGCGCTTTGCCACCCTCGTGCGCGAGGGCCGGTTCACCCCGCTCGACGACGATGCGGCGGGCGATCTCTTCGCGCTCACCCGCGAGCGCACCCGCGCGGCGGGCCTTCCCGCCTACGAGATCAGCAACCACGCCCGCCCCGGCGAGGAAAGCCGCCACAACCTCACCTACTGGCGCTATGGCGACTATGCGGGGATCGGGCCGGGCGCCCATGGCCGCAGGCTCGAAACGGCCACCGTCCGCCACAAGAAGCCAGAAAACTACCTGCGCGCCCTGGCCGAACAGGGCCATGGCCTTGCCGATGAGCGCGCCCTGCCCCGCGCCGAACAGGCCAGCGAAGCCCTGCTGATGGGCCTCCGGCTCGGCGAAGGGATCGACCTTGCCGCCCTTGGCGCGCGCTTCGGCTTCCCCGAAACCGCGCTGATCGACCCGGCCAAGCGGGCGTTCCACATCGGCAATGGCCTGCTGCGCGAGGAAGGCCCGCGCCTGATCGTGACCGAGGCAGGCATGCCCCTGCTCGACGCGCTTCTGGCCGAACTTGTTCCTGCCGATCTCGTGACATGA
- the rdgB gene encoding RdgB/HAM1 family non-canonical purine NTP pyrophosphatase: protein MSRKLARRQLTPGKLVIATHNKGKLKEMQDLLAPFGMECLSAGELGLAEPEETGTTFVENALIKAHAAAQATGLPALSDDSGLSVAALGGAPGVYTADWAEQGPREGGPGRDWYMAMGKVEGKLARLGPDAPRDAAFHSVLALAWPDGEAVTFEGKIDGSLTWPPRGTTGFGYDPVFIPEGDTRTFSQLDPAEKNAISHRARAFAKLMAEQFAG from the coding sequence ATGAGCCGCAAGCTCGCACGCCGACAGCTCACTCCGGGCAAGCTCGTCATTGCCACCCACAACAAGGGCAAGCTCAAGGAAATGCAGGATCTCCTCGCCCCCTTCGGCATGGAGTGCCTGTCGGCGGGCGAGCTGGGTCTGGCCGAACCGGAAGAAACCGGCACGACCTTTGTCGAAAACGCGCTGATCAAGGCCCATGCCGCCGCACAGGCGACCGGCCTTCCCGCGCTGTCCGACGATTCGGGCCTCTCGGTCGCCGCGCTGGGCGGCGCGCCGGGGGTCTATACCGCCGACTGGGCCGAACAGGGCCCGCGCGAAGGCGGTCCGGGGCGCGACTGGTACATGGCGATGGGCAAAGTCGAGGGCAAGCTCGCCCGGCTCGGCCCCGATGCGCCGCGCGATGCCGCGTTCCACAGCGTCCTCGCGCTGGCCTGGCCCGATGGCGAGGCCGTCACGTTCGAGGGCAAGATCGATGGCAGCCTGACCTGGCCGCCGCGCGGCACGACCGGCTTTGGCTATGACCCGGTGTTCATCCCCGAGGGCGACACGCGCACGTTTTCGCAGCTCGACCCGGCGGAAAAGAACGCGATCAGCCACCGTGCGCGCGCCTTTGCCAAGTTGATGGCGGAGCAGTTTGCCGGATAA
- the rph gene encoding ribonuclease PH, whose translation MRPSGRAADQMRAITIETNFTKHAEGSVLISFGDTKVLVTASVEERVPPFLRGKGEGWVTAEYSMLPRATHTRGSREAAKGKQSGRTQEIQRLIGRSLRAVTDLKKLGERQITLDCDVIQADGGTRTASISGAWVALRLAVQKLMDAGAITEDPLTRKVAAISCGIVKGTPVLDLDYVEDSSADADANFVLIEGGHIAEVQATAEGATYDEEALLRLLRLARMGCAEIFAAQEMAVAR comes from the coding sequence ATGCGTCCTTCCGGCCGCGCCGCTGACCAAATGCGCGCAATCACCATCGAGACCAACTTCACCAAGCACGCCGAAGGCTCGGTGCTGATCAGCTTTGGCGATACCAAGGTGCTGGTGACCGCCTCGGTCGAGGAACGCGTGCCCCCGTTCCTGCGCGGCAAGGGCGAAGGCTGGGTGACGGCGGAATATTCGATGCTCCCGCGCGCCACCCACACCCGTGGCAGCCGCGAGGCCGCCAAGGGCAAGCAGTCGGGCCGCACGCAGGAAATTCAGCGCCTTATCGGGCGTTCCTTGCGCGCCGTCACCGATCTCAAGAAGCTGGGTGAACGCCAGATCACGCTCGATTGCGACGTGATCCAGGCCGATGGCGGCACCCGCACCGCCTCGATCTCGGGCGCCTGGGTGGCGCTGCGCCTCGCCGTGCAGAAGCTGATGGATGCCGGCGCGATCACCGAAGACCCGCTGACCCGCAAGGTCGCCGCGATCTCGTGCGGCATCGTCAAGGGCACGCCGGTGCTCGATCTCGACTATGTCGAGGACAGCTCGGCCGATGCCGACGCCAACTTCGTGCTGATCGAAGGCGGCCACATCGCCGAAGTCCAGGCCACCGCCGAAGGCGCGACTTACGACGAGGAAGCCCTGCTGCGCCTGCTGCGCCTCGCCCGCATGGGCTGCGCGGAAATCTTCGCCGCGCAGGAAATGGCCGTCGCACGATGA